In Macrobrachium rosenbergii isolate ZJJX-2024 chromosome 4, ASM4041242v1, whole genome shotgun sequence, one genomic interval encodes:
- the LOC136835092 gene encoding uncharacterized protein — translation MDCMVVGSESNCELTRTTKKGAIIKEHGKVKMIQDLAIVKIQTDSIIDQREQLVQLSNQIQAGLQSVQDRNLYDMLSKLQRDIDSVMPRKVVKRSLIPFIGVALHNLFGVATDGNVERLKERVAQLENWASEQGTVYNKVIGNVNQNQKMITVLKEFVNSALHNVSSEIAKIHQTEIMEQLLIETSNFLLEYKELLNAIMMAGKNLLSPFLITPSEIEAIIQKCVVNNHLKPLVENIVDYYGLITVKVVANQIILVIPFNNPDVNSLMSVYPFPMVVDNKSIVLEGTVRHFALQHDSFLVTEIPEHKFRECVMLDDDVYVCNIVNFYEPLNALHCLDDLVNNKNGKNHCKYIPFTETFKAQIIDDEIFVFSANRLNAKIDCKSNKTEVVFINVHSFSSACELVILHNLYYKPTVFTTYSLNFSKSVHQFAVINEFQLSELELETFTKLEEVHTFFHTYKTEISPIMSFINVILLVLFAFISFMNVRKLILNKLTIIKDMMDRILPRE, via the coding sequence atggattgtatggtggttggcagtgagtcaaattgtgaactcactcgtacaactaagaaaggagccatcatcaaggaacatggcaaggttaagatgatacaggacctagccattgttaagatccagacggactccattatcgatcagagagagcagttagtccagctgagcaatcagatacaggcaggattacaaagtgtccaagatagaaatttgtacgacatgctctccaagttgcagagggacatcgatagtgttatgccaaggaaagtagtaaagcgatcacttataccctttataggcgtcgctttacataatctctttggagtggcgaccgatggtaatgttgaaaggctaaaggaaagagtggcacaacttgaaaattgggcttctgagcagggcactgtctataataaagtaataggaaatgtcaatcaaaatcagaaaatgatcacagtgctgaaagaatttgtgaatagtgccctccataatgtttcatcagaaattgctaaaatccatcaaacagaaataatggagcaactgctcatagaaacaagtaatttccttctggaatacaaggaattactcaatgcaatcatgatggcaggtaaaaacctgctgtcgccttttctgataacccctagtgaaattgaagccattattcagaaatgtgttgtgaacaatcacttgaagccactagtagaaaatatagtggactattatggcctgataacagtgaaagtggtagccaatcaaatcatactagtgatccctttcaacaatccagacgtcaactcattgatgtcagtctatccattcccaatggtagtagataataagtccattgtactagaaggaacagttcgacactttgccttgcagcatgattctttcctagtgactgaaattcccgaacataaattcagggaatgtgtcatgcttgatgatgatgtttatgtttgtaacattgtgaatttctatgaacccttgaatgctcttcattgcctagatgatcttgtaaacaacaagaatggtaagaaccattgtaaatatataccgtttacagaaactttcaaggctcaaatcattgatgatgaaatttttgtgttctcagcaaacagattgaatgctaagattgactgtaagtcaaacaaaacagaagtagttttcattaacgtacactcattttcatctgcttgtgaactggtcattttacataatttgtattacaaaccaacagttttcacgacgtacagtttgaatttcagtaaaagtgtacatcagtttgcagttattaacgaatttcaactttcagaactggaattggagacattcacaaagctagaagaggttcatactttctttcatacatataagaccgagatttctcctattatgtcattcataaatgtcattcttttggtactgtttgctttcatttcttttatgaatgtcaggaaattgatactgaataagcttaccataatcaaggacatgatggacagaatccttcctagagagtga